The Leishmania donovani BPK282A1 complete genome, chromosome 23 genome contains a region encoding:
- a CDS encoding 3-ketoacyl-CoA thiolase-like protein: MFRSSLTHRQAAPRVFIVGGHITPFVGKGSKLFIDKKHPDFGKKQNMTLEEILATTVQHTIGNTGLNGKEDIVDQVVVGNFLGELFSSQGHLGPAAIGSLTYGQAAAKNPLMYKPAMRVEGACASGGLAVISATNALKAGSADIALAVGVEVQTTATARVGGDYLARAADYQRQRKLDDFTFPCLFAKRMKYIAEHNHFTMEDTARVAAKAYANGNRNPLAHMHTRKLSFEQCNGEDPSNVKFLGNETYKEYLRMTDCSQVSDGGAGVVLANEEGLKKMGLSPNDSRLVEIKSIACAVSNLYEDPDDACCMFTSRQAAQKALSMANVKPSDLNVAEVHDCFTIAEMLMYEALGIAEYGHAKDLIRNGETTLEGRIPVNTGGGLLSFGHPVGATGIKQVMEVYRQMKGQCGAYQMKKIPALGATLNMGGDDKTAVSAVLQNI, translated from the coding sequence ATGTTCCGCTCTAGCTTGACGCACCGGCAGGCGGCGCCCCGCGTGTTCATCGTGGGAGGCCACATCACCCCGTTCGTGGGCAAGGGCAGCAAGCTCTTCATTGACAAGAAGCATCCAGACTTTGGCAAGAAGCAAAACATGACGCTCGAGGAGATCCTCGCCACGACAGTGCAGCACACGATAGGGAACACCGGCCTCAACGGCAAGGAGGACATTGTAGACCAAGTGGTTGTCGGCAACTTCCTCGGCGAGCTCTTCTCGAGCCAGGGTCACCTCGGCCCGGCGGCGATCGGTAGCCTCACTTACGGTCAAGCCGCTGCGAAAAACCCGCTAATGTACAAGCCCGCCATGCGTGTCgagggcgcgtgcgcgtctggCGGTCTCGCCGTCATATCGGCGACGAACGCCCTCAAAGCCGGCTCGGCCGACATCGCCCTCGCCGTTGGTGTCGAGGTGCAAACGACGGCGACCGCGCGCGTTGGTGGCGACTACCTCGCCCGTGCCGCGGACTaccagcgccagcgcaagCTGGACGACTTCACATTCCCGTGCTTGTTTGCCAAGCGCATGAAGTACATTGCCGAACACAACCATTTCACAATGGAGGACAcggcgcgcgtggcggccAAGGCGTACGCCAACGGCAACAGGAACCCTCTCgcccacatgcacacccGCAAGCTATCGTTTGAGCAGTGCAACGGCGAGGACCCGAGTAACGTGAAGTTTCTCGGCAACGAGACTTACAAAGAGTACCTGCGCATGACGGACTGCTCGCAGGtgagcgacggcggtgccggcgtcgTTCTGGCCAACGAGGAGGGCCTCAAGAAGATGGGCCTTAGCCCGAACGACAGTCGCCTCGTCGAGATCAAGTCGATCGCTTGCGCCGTGAGCAACCTTTACGAGGACCCCGATGATGCATGCTGCATGTTCACCTCCCGCCAGGCAGCGCAGAAGGCGCTGTCGATGGCAAACGTAAAGCCGTCGGACCTCAACGTCGCGGAGGTGCACGACTGCTTCACGATTGCCGAGATGCTCATGTACGAGGCGCTCGGGATCGCCGAGTACGGTCACGCGAAGGACCTCATCCGCAACGGTGAAACGACGCTCGAGGGCCGCATCCCTGTTAACACCGGTggcggcctcctctcctttggCCACCCggtcggcgccaccggcatCAAGCAAGTCATGGAGGTCTACCGGCAGATGAAGGGGCAGTGTGGGGCTTACCAGATGAAGAAGATTCCGGCCCTCGGCGCGACGCTGAACATGGGTGGTGATGACAAGACGGCTgtgtcggc